One region of Culex pipiens pallens isolate TS chromosome 2, TS_CPP_V2, whole genome shotgun sequence genomic DNA includes:
- the LOC120427878 gene encoding uncharacterized protein LOC120427878, which produces MDIPMANAAPTATTLQDFRTTCRLCFLRGQQLEDSLAVDQLASKIEHCLGITISQDDFPATLVCSRCVTLLNHFHHFKQLCLGYERTFRDIVRKQREVVPPAYPPMVVIKPEPPDHAPIELEPLELKQETTFDDEALPSTSSYVPALKPVKIENLQENGAVARQSGKRSRNLNDASASEIPSEPLRMVYDGHRYTLVEFFPDGTCFWRCWGYTCKKLLHVSPEGRIYTRKDSVEHSHPACIARVSEVAVEGRRELFAVFDDVHACTMMVFRNALWGVVPGDGCFIATCREIVAAERRTCGAKIRIQVGYASFEFVTAKCAGHGMELQYLIRRTAEPLEGDVIVWDEFRRKYPFYLSDGSILNESRYLHMYVGGFRYTNQSLLWTGGSLLRCAQQKCPAKGRLMTSGLFVAPTHPHEVAEHLQGTIWSVKRQQQDRFFVHITQKKTMATLHYNTYSYALRDERRNVWCCYPDSCNASLRIEGDFERIVEEIEHTHDGTLTVIRDDETPESELVLSPAKGNRKRPRDASASTVEEVRAPCELDASTSSPKLATILQLLVKKTAKQLEYTAPRTNPLLHHFNGHTYNKLTIQPNGTTKLECNKFRCPGRTVLNTTNQTVLSATEHSHPKTFTTYGTIQDVATGTNLLYIFINGTQKKNVTYFVCNGFRYNCLAKGSVREANSEWVCAKCTVRIMLSDGFSTIEQSSTHNHEPTDLIIPSSSEGEGEPPSEATPSFDEVIWGDHRYTSAIHMRRQNRIKWQCCQRKDCRGAIFQCTDGTFEVVTPHDHEGPVQCLGEARFDRDQKVADRYAILKAGERPKCRTLIFRSQKYLEGSGNEWVCVRKLCSGKLVASADFGMLQLVEGHCHQPMNTAIRFHDES; this is translated from the exons ATGGACATACCGATGGCAAACGCCGCGCCAACGGCCACAACCCTGCAGGATTTCCGAACCACTTGCCGGTTGTGCTTTCTCCGCGGCCAACAGTTGGAGGATTCGCTCGCGGTTGACCAGCTAGCAAGCAAAATTGAGCACTGTCTCGGAATTACG atTTCACAAGACGACTTCCCGGCGACGTTAGTTTGCTCACGATGCGTTACTCTGCTGAACCACTTCCACCACTTCAAGCAGCTCTGCCTGGGCTACGAACGCACCTTCCGGGACATCGTCCGGAAGCAGCGGGAGGTCGTTCCGCCGGCGTACCCACCAATGGTGGTTATCAAACCGGAACCGCCCGATCACGCGCCCATCGAATTGGAACCGCTCGAGTTGAAGCAGGAAACGACTTTTGACGACGAAGCGCTTCCGTCAACATCGAGCTACGTTCCTGCCTTGAAACcggttaaaattgaaaatctgcaGGAGAATGGCGCGGTTGCGCGTCAATCAGGGAAGCGTTCGCGGAACTTGAACGACGCGTCCGCGTCGGAGATTCCCTCGGAACCGCTGCGGATGGTTTACGACGGCCATCGGTACACGCTGGTCGAGTTCTTCCCGGATGGGACGTGCTTCTGGCGGTGCTGGGGCTACACCTGCAAGAAGTTGCTGCATGTGAGTCCCGAGGGACGGATTTACACGCGGAAGGACAGCGTCGAGCACTCGCATCCGGCCTGCATCGCGAGGGTTAGTGAGGTTGCGGTTGAGGGTCGGCGGGAGTTGTTTGCGGTTTTTGACGATGTTCACGCTTGCACGATGATGGTGTTTAGGAACGCGCTGTGGGGGGTGGTTCCGGGGGATGGGTGCTTCATCGCGACCTGTCGGGAGATTGTGGCAGCGGAAAGGAGGACGTGCGGGGCGAAGATCCGGATTCAGGTGGGGTACGCGAGCTTTGAGTTTGTAACGGCGAAGTGTGCAGGACACGGGATGGAGTTGCAATACTTGATCCGGAGGACGGCGGAGCCGTTGGAGGGGGACGTGATCGTGTGGGACGAGTTCCGGCGGAAGTATCCGTTCTACCTGTCGGATGGAAGCATTTTGAACGAGAGCCGCTACTTGCACATGTACGTCGGAGGATTTCGCTACACGAATCAGAGTTTGCTGTGGACTGGCGGGTCGTTACTGCGGTGCGCGCAGCAAAAGTGTCCGGCGAAGGGCCGGTTAATGACCAGTGGACTGTTTGTGGCGCCGACCCATCCACACGAGGTGGCGGAACATCTGCAGGGGACAATCTGGAGCGTGAAGCGCCAACAGCAGGACCGATTCTTCGTTCACATCACGCAGAAGAAGACGATGGCTACGCTGCACTACAACACGTACAGCTATGCCCTGCGGGACGAACGCCGGAACGTGTGGTGCTGCTACCCGGACAGCTGCAACGCGTCCTTACGAATCGAGGGAGATTTCGAACGGATCGTGGAAGAGATCGAGCATACTCACGACGGAACGCTGACCGTGATCCGGGACGATGAAACTCCGGAAAGCGAATTGGTCTTGTCACCGGCAAAAGGCAACCGGAAGCGACCTCGAGACGCGTCCGCGTCTACCGTGGAAGAAGTACGAGCTCCCTGCGAGCTCGACGCCTCAACAAGTTCCCCCAAACTTGCCACAATCCTCCAACTCTTAGTCAAGAAAACGGCCAAACAGCTTGAATACACAGCCCCAAGAACAAACCCTCTCCTGCACCACTTCAACGGCCACACGTACAACAAACTAACCATCCAACCAAACGGCACCACCAAACTCGAGTGCAACAAGTTCCGCTGCCCCGGCCGAACCGTCCTCAACACCACCAACCAAACCGTGCTCTCCGCCACGGAACATTCCCACCCGAAAACCTTCACCACCTACGGAACCATCCAGGACGTGGCCACCGGCACCAATCTCCTCTACATCTTCATCAACGGAACCCAAAAGAAGAACGTCACCTACTTCGTGTGCAACGGCTTCCGCTACAACTGCCTCGCCAAGGGCTCAGTTCGCGAAGCCAACTCCGAGTGGGTCTGCGCCAAGTGCACCGTCCGGATCATGCTCAGCGACGGCTTCTCAACGATCGAGCAAAGCTCGACCCACAATCACGAACCCACCGACCTGATCATCCCATCCTCCTCCGAAGGAGAAGGAGAACCCCCCTCCGAAGCAACCCCAAGCTTCGACGAGGTGATCTGGGGCGACCACCGGTACACCTCCGCAATCCACATGCGCCGCCAGAACCGCATCAagtggcagtgctgccagcggaAGGACTGCCGCGGCGCCATCTTCCAGTGCACGGACGGAACGTTCGAGGTGGTAACGCCGCACGATCACGAGGGTCCCGTGCAGTGCTTGGGGGAGGCGCGGTTCGATCGGGACCAGAAGGTGGCGGATCGGTACGCGATCTTGAAGGCAGGCGAACGGCCCAAGTGTCGGACGTTGATCTTTCGCAGTCAGAAGTATCTCGAGGGCAGCGGGAATGAGTGGGTTTGTGTGAGGAAGTTGTGCAGTGGGAAGCTGGTGGCGAGCGCGGACTTTGGGATGTTACAATTGGTGGAGGGGCACTGCCATCAGCCGATGAATACCGCGATTAGGTTCCACGACGAAAGTTAG
- the LOC120427874 gene encoding splicing factor 3A subunit 2 produces MDFQNRAGGKTGGGGVASWSESNRDRRERLRQLALETIDLNKDPYFMKNHLGSYECKLCLTLHNNEGSYLAHTQGKKHQANLARRAAKEAKEAPSSMQPEKPRIEPKKFVKIGRPGYRVTKQREPDNHQQSLLFQIDYPEIQDGIIPRHRFMSAYEQKIEPPDRKWQYLLFAAEPYETIAFKVPSREVEKTEGKFWTHWNKDTKQFFLQFSFKLEPKIIPPPPPNMRMPHPGRAMFNPVPPMGVVPVPPHM; encoded by the coding sequence ATGGATTTCCAGAACCGTGCCGGTGGCAAAACCGGCGGAGGAGGGGTGGCCTCCTGGTCCGAAAGCAACCGGGATCGGCGGGAGCGACTCCGCCAGCTGGCCCTGGAGACGATCGACCTGAACAAGGACCCGTATTTTATGAAGAACCATCTCGGTTCGTACGAGTGCAAACTGTGTCTGACGCTGCACAACAATGAGGGAAGCTATCTGGCCCACACCCAGGGCAAGAAGCATCAGGCCAATCTGGCCCGGCGTGCCGCGAAGGAGGCCAAGGAAGCGCCCTCGAGTATGCAACCGGAGAAGCCCCGGATCGAGCCGAAGAAGTTCGTCAAGATCGGTCGTCCCGGCTATCGAGTGACGAAGCAGCGGGAGCCGGACAATCACCAGCAATCGTTGCTGTTCCAAATTGACTATCCGGAGATTCAGGACGGAATCATTCCGCGCCATCGGTTCATGTCGGCGTACGAGCAAAAGATCGAACCGCCAGACCGCAAGTGGCAGTACCTGCTGTTTGCGGCGGAACCGTACGAGACGATTGCCTTCAAGGTGCCCTCGCGGGAAGTGGAGAAAACCGAGGGAAAGTTCTGGACCCACTGGAACAAGGACACCAAGCAGTTCTTCCTGCAGTTTTCGTTCAAGCTGGAGCCGAAGATTATTCCGCCACCGCCGCCAAACATGCGCATGCCGCACCCGGGTCGGGCCATGTTCAATCCGGTGCCGCCGATGGGAGTCGTTCCGGTGCCACCGCATATGTAA